Proteins from one Mus pahari chromosome 10, PAHARI_EIJ_v1.1, whole genome shotgun sequence genomic window:
- the LOC110328610 gene encoding KH domain-containing protein 3-like isoform X1 → MASLKKFQTLVPLNHKQGTLFEIIGEPKLPKWFNVGYLEDPKRLYVEPRLLEIMFGKDGEHIPHIESMLHTLIHVNVWGPEWRAEIWIFGPPPIRRHVDRMLTDVAHYCRMKLMEKEALEAGVERRRMAARKAATQPASVKVREAATQPALVQVREAAIQLAPVKVLEAPTQPTPVKVREAATQPTPVKVLEAATQSASVQEVSEAATQSTPVQEVSEAATQPAPXXXVSEAATQPAPVQEVREAASQPAPGKVRKAATQLAPVKIREAATHPAPVQVREAATQPAPGKVRKAATQLAPVKVCEAATQPAPGKVSDAATQSAPVQVREAATQLPPMEVTDSTQLVQVKAVEAFAQNTSGEAHQVANGQSPIDVCEAATGQHSLDVSRACSQKCPEVFEWETQSCLDGSYVIVHPPRDAWESFILL, encoded by the exons ATGGCCTCTCTGAAGAAGTTTCAGACGCTCGTGCCACTGAATCACAAACAAGGTACCTTATTTGAAATTATTGGAGAGCCCAAGTTGCCCAAGTGGTTCAATGTCGGGTACCTAGAAGATCCAAAAAGACTGTATGTAGAACCTCGGCTACTGGAAATCATGTTTG GTAAGGACGGAGAGCACATCCCGCATATTGAGTCTATGCTGCATACCCTGATACACGTGAACGTGTGGGGCCCTGAATGGCGAGCTGAGATTTGGATTTTCGGACCGCCGCCTATACGAAGGCACGTTGATCGGATGCTCACTGATGTGGCTCACTATTGCCGCATGAAACTGATGGAAA AGGAGGCTCTGGAGGCTGGAGTTGAGCGTCGTCGAATGGCGGCCCGTAAGGCTGCCACCCAGCCTGCTTCCGTGAAGGTCCGCGAGGCTGCCACCCAGCCTGCTCTCGTGCAGGTCCGAGAGGCAGCCATCCAGTTAGCTCCTGTGAAGGTCCTCGAGGCTCCTACCCAGCCGACTCCTGTGAAGGTCCGGGAGGCTGCTACCCAGCCAACTCCTGTGAAGGTTCTCGAGGCTGCTACCCAGTCGGCTTCCGTGCAGGAGGTCAGCGAGGCTGCCACCCAGTCCACTCCTGTGCAGGAGGTCAGCGAGGCTGCCACCCAGCCGGCTCC NNNNNNNNAGGTCAGCGAGGCTGCCACCCAGCCGGCTCCCGTGCAGGAGGTCCGCGAGGCTGCCAGCCAGCCCGCTCCCGGGAAGGTCCGAAAGGCGGCCACCCAGCTGGCTCCCGTGAAGATTCGCGAGGCGGCCACCCACCCGGCTCCGGTGCAGGTTCGCGAGGCTGCCACCCAGCCGGCTCCCGGGAAGGTCCGCAAGGCGGCCACCCAGTTGGCTCCGGTGAAGGTCTGCGAGGCTGCCACCCAGCCGGCTCCCGGGAAGGTCAGCGATGCTGCCACGCAGTCGGCTCCCGTGCAGGTCCGTGAGGCTGCCACGCAGCTGCCTCCCATGGAGGTCACTGATAGTACCCAGTTGGTTCAGGTGAAGGCTGTTGAAGCCTTTGCCCAGAACACTTCAGGAGAGGCCCACCAGGTTGCCAATGGGCAATCTCCCATTGACGTCTGTGAGGCTGCCACCGGGCAGCATTCGCTAGATGTCTCTAGGGCCTGTTCCCAGAAGTGTCCTGAGGTTTTTGAGTGGGAGACCCAGAGTTGTTTGGATGGCAGCTATGTCATAGTTCATCCTCCAAGGGATGCCTGGGAATCCTTTATCTTATTATAA
- the LOC110328610 gene encoding KH domain-containing protein 3-like isoform X2 — translation MASLKKFQTLVPLNHKQGTLFEIIGEPKLPKWFNVGYLEDPKRLYVEPRLLEIMFGKDGEHIPHIESMLHTLIHVNVWGPEWRAEIWIFGPPPIRRHVDRMLTDVAHYCRMKLMEKEALEAGVERRRMAARKAATQPASVKVREAATQPALVQVREAAIQLAPVKVLEAPTQPTPVKVREAATQPTPVKVLEAATQSASVQEVSEAATQSTPVQEVSEAATQPAPXXXVSEAATQPAPVQEVREAASQPAPGKVRKAATQLAPVKIREAATHPAPVQVREAATQPAPGKVRKAATQLAPVKVCEAATQPAPGKVSDAATQSAPVQESGRTE, via the exons ATGGCCTCTCTGAAGAAGTTTCAGACGCTCGTGCCACTGAATCACAAACAAGGTACCTTATTTGAAATTATTGGAGAGCCCAAGTTGCCCAAGTGGTTCAATGTCGGGTACCTAGAAGATCCAAAAAGACTGTATGTAGAACCTCGGCTACTGGAAATCATGTTTG GTAAGGACGGAGAGCACATCCCGCATATTGAGTCTATGCTGCATACCCTGATACACGTGAACGTGTGGGGCCCTGAATGGCGAGCTGAGATTTGGATTTTCGGACCGCCGCCTATACGAAGGCACGTTGATCGGATGCTCACTGATGTGGCTCACTATTGCCGCATGAAACTGATGGAAA AGGAGGCTCTGGAGGCTGGAGTTGAGCGTCGTCGAATGGCGGCCCGTAAGGCTGCCACCCAGCCTGCTTCCGTGAAGGTCCGCGAGGCTGCCACCCAGCCTGCTCTCGTGCAGGTCCGAGAGGCAGCCATCCAGTTAGCTCCTGTGAAGGTCCTCGAGGCTCCTACCCAGCCGACTCCTGTGAAGGTCCGGGAGGCTGCTACCCAGCCAACTCCTGTGAAGGTTCTCGAGGCTGCTACCCAGTCGGCTTCCGTGCAGGAGGTCAGCGAGGCTGCCACCCAGTCCACTCCTGTGCAGGAGGTCAGCGAGGCTGCCACCCAGCCGGCTCC NNNNNNNNAGGTCAGCGAGGCTGCCACCCAGCCGGCTCCCGTGCAGGAGGTCCGCGAGGCTGCCAGCCAGCCCGCTCCCGGGAAGGTCCGAAAGGCGGCCACCCAGCTGGCTCCCGTGAAGATTCGCGAGGCGGCCACCCACCCGGCTCCGGTGCAGGTTCGCGAGGCTGCCACCCAGCCGGCTCCCGGGAAGGTCCGCAAGGCGGCCACCCAGTTGGCTCCGGTGAAGGTCTGCGAGGCTGCCACCCAGCCGGCTCCCGGGAAGGTCAGCGATGCTGCCACGCAGTCGGCTCCCGTGCAG GAATCGGGAAGAACAGAATAG